In one window of Solanum pennellii chromosome 2, SPENNV200 DNA:
- the LOC107010794 gene encoding ninja-family protein AFP3-like has protein sequence MEKIEENRENMRNVDLNVACLLNGESSGSQRSVASSLTDLETQQPPNQWESAQEFREKLRYFLHNMPCVVYDSPNGKKTKGYLLYSSVRREDLKIVCSCHASFLTPAEFVRHGGGGDIENPLKYIDIVLA, from the exons ATggagaaaattgaagaaaatagagaaaacaTGAGGAATGTGGATCTGAATGTAGCGTGTTTATTGAACG GTGAATCAAGTGGATCACAAAGAAGTGTTGCTTCAAGTTTGACTGATCTTGAAACCCAACAACCACCTAAtcaat GGGAAAGTGCTCAAGAATTCAGAGAGAAGCTGAGGTACTTCTTGCACAACATGCCTTGTGTTGTTTATGACTCACCAAATGGAAAGAAGACTAAAGGATACTTATTATACTCGTCTGTGAGGAGAGAAGATCTGAAGATAGTTTGTAGTTGTCATGCTAGTTTTCTAACCCCCGCTGAATTTGTGAGACATGGTGGTGGAGGTGACATTGAAAACcctttaaaatatatagatatagtTCTTGCCTGA